The Trypanosoma brucei gambiense DAL972 chromosome 10, complete sequence genome has a segment encoding these proteins:
- a CDS encoding chaperone protein DNAj, putative, whose amino-acid sequence MWRSQCCLLVGGRTCRRLLTPTSSRRMAAGAMGAAPLFVQLRLASEVKNPYTVLGVKQGASKEDIKKAYRVLARKHHPDAPGGSHEKFQEIQMAYEQVKSGIWIPKDSNGGTDGAGGTTNANRYSNFRFTTRQHKSRISYDEFYEEMHTGKVRKDPFGDDDGAEEATSKDPRRRAFAGNEEFFQAWFRVILMWSALFVTLRIVLFMLFPPRHEAVRRAPMPKEPRKPPPPKPLMNNSLVA is encoded by the coding sequence ATGTGGCGTAGTCAGTGCTGTTTGCTTGTAGGTGGTAGGACCTGCCGCAGGCTGTTGACGCCAACTTCCTCAAGGCGGATGGCAGCCGGTGCGATGGGCGCAGCTCCGCTATTCGTTCAGCTCCGCCTCGCCAGTGAAGTGAAAAATCCATATACTGTGCTTGGCGTTAAGCAAGGAGCTTCTAAGGAGGACATTAAGAAGGCGTATCGCGTGCTTGCCAGAAAACATCACCCTGACGCACCGGGTGGTTCCCATGAAAAGTTTCAGGAAATCCAAATGGCGTATGAACAGGTAAAGAGCGGGATATGGATACCCAAGGATTCGAATGGTGGTACTGACGGTGCAGGAGGCACGACCAACGCCAACCGCTACAGCAACTTCCGCTTTACCACGCGGCAACATAAGAGCAGAATTAGTTACGACGAGTTCTACGAGGAAATGCATACTGgcaaagtgaggaaagatCCATTTGGTGATGACGACGGGGCTGAAGAGGCTACATCCAAGGATCCACGCCGCAGAGCATTCGCAGGAAATGAAGAATTCTTCCAGGCATGGTTTCGGGTTATCCTCATGTGGTCTGCCCTGTTCGTGACGCTGCGTATTGTTCTCTTCATGCTTTTCCCTCCGCGGCACGAGGCGGTGCGACGGGCACCGATGCCAAAAGAGCCCAGGAAACCACCTCCACCGAAGCCGCTCATGAACAACTCACTTGTTGCATGA
- a CDS encoding GPI-anchor transamidase subunit 8 (GPI8), which produces MLPMLLWLVANLFLAPAAEGFHGMNKTNTWAVILSSSRYFFNLRHTTNALAMYHLCRKHGMDDDHILVFLSDSYACDPRKPNPATIYGAPAQAEQPNLYGCNIRVDYASYDVGVRRFLGVLQGRYDENTPPSRRLDTDENSNIIIYAAGHSAEKFFKFQDSEFMSSTDIADTLMMMWEQRRYRKLVFLVDTCRALSLCLEIKAPNVVCLASSEAHLDSYSHHLDPPSGFTVITRWTFEFLEVLKDSKCRPENGEVTLLQKSFYDFNYGPERLSLPQPLSEPAHFDAVNRPNAIREWKMDEFFCEQDRDKIPVELRYDLF; this is translated from the coding sequence ATGTTGCCCATGTTACTGTGGCTCGTGGCCAACCTCTTCTTAGCGCCGGCCGCGGAAGGTTTTCATGGTATGAATAAAACCAACACCTGGGCCGTCATCCTGTCCTCCTCCCGTTACTTCTTTAATCTCCGTCATACAACGAATGCGCTGGCCATGTACCATTTGTGTCGAAAACACGGGATGGATGACGACCACATCCTTGTCTTTCTTAGCGATAGCTACGCCTGCGATCCCCGCAAACCCAACCCAGCGACAATTTACGGAGCACCTGCCCAAGCGGAGCAACCGAATCTATACGGCTGCAATATTAGAGTGGACTACGCGAGCTACGATGTCGGTGTTCGCCGGTTCCTTGGCGTCCTGCAGGGCCGATATGATGAGAATACTCCTCCTTCACGGCGTCTCGACACCGACGAGAACTCGAACATAATCATTTACGCTGCTGGCCACTCAGCTGAGAAATTCTTCAAGTTTCAGGACTCGGAGTTCATGAGCTCAACAGACATTGCGGACACCCTCATGATGATGTGGGAACAGCGACGATATCGTAAACTAGTTTTCCTTGTTGACACATGCCGTGCGCTTTCCTTGTGTCTTGAGATAAAAGCACCAAATGTCGTTTGCCTCGCCTCTTCCGAAGCGCATTTGGATAGCTACTCGCACCACCTTGACCCTCCATCAGGCTTCACTGTCATCACGCGCTGGACGTTTGAGTTCCTTGAGGTGCTCAAGGACTCGAAATGTCGGCCAGAAAACGGGGAAGTAACGCTGCTCCAGAAATCATTTTATGACTTCAATTACGGTCCAGAGAGACTGAGTTTGCCCCAACCACTCTCTGAACCCGCGCACTTCGATGCCGTGAACCGTCCAAACGCAATCCGTGAGTGGAAAATGGACGAATTTTTCTGTGAGCAGGATCGGGATAAGATCCCAGTAGAGTTACGTTACGATTTGTTCTAG
- a CDS encoding tubulin tyrosine ligase protein, putative: MPAVGERRGRVGPIRFRTFLRNTVLDVMRSRGWLETDSELAWDLFWADVCWIREAYDHVRLDDAQRINHFRNHFELTRKDLMVKNLKRMRKTLEREGRSEEATEFDFFPTTFSLPQDYGLFEMEFRRQPNAVWIMKPPAKAQGKGIFLFSKISQISEWRREYKARQGGLNGEKCGSTYGTEQVEPYLAQRYIENPHLVGGKKYDLRVYVLVTSYSPLTVWLHRTGFARFCHQRFSLKDIDNTFIHVTNVAVQKTNPKYTPSSGCKYGLRNLRQYITASCGVQVAQKLFDDIQNMILRSLNAVQRVIVQDKHCFELYGYDIMIDSDLHPWLIETNASPSLSAETPADYHLKFNLLEDMFNVVDLEKRRTGDEVRVGGFDMIWRNGPMGSSAGSDGKGCSTAHSFLGCANEYEIPITHMRMPPRLQQMDSSERLLT; this comes from the coding sequence ATGCCGGCGGTAGGGGAGCGCCGGGGCAGGGTAGGTCCAATACGCTTCCGTACATTTCTGCGCAATACAGTGCTTGACGTGATGCGCAGTCGTGGTTGGCTGGAGACGGATAGTGAACTTGCCTGGGACCTCTTTTGGGCTGACGTGTGCTGGATCCGTGAAGCGTATGACCATGTGCGTTTGGACGATGCACAGCGGATTAATCATTTTCGTAATCACTTTGAACTAACGCGAAAGGATCTCATGGTGAAGAATTTGAAGCGGATGCGCAAGACCTTGGAGCGTGAGGGCCGGTCGGAGGAGGCAACGGAGTTCGATTTCTTTCCcacaactttttctcttccacagGACTACGGACTTTTTGAGATGGAATTCCGGCGTCAGCCCAATGCGGTTTGGATTATGAAGCCCCCCGCGAAGGCACAGGGAAAAGGCATATTCCTTTTCTCAAAAATATCTCAGATATCAGAGTGGCGCAGGGAATACAAGGCCCGACAGGGCGGCCTTAACGGTGAAAAGTGTGGCTCCACGTACGGCACAGAGCAAGTGGAACCGTACCTAGCACAGCGTTATATTGAGAACCCTCATTTGGTCGGTGGAAAGAAGTATGACCTGCGTGTGTACGTTCTCGTAACCTCCTACTCGCCTCTGACAGTGTGGTTGCATCGCACGGGTTTTGCTCGCTTCTGCCACCAGCGGTTTTCCCTCAAAGATATTGATAACACATTTATTCACGTAACAAATGTTGCCGTGCAGAAAACGAACCCGAAATATACACCGTCCTCTGGGTGCAAGTATGGGCTTCGAAACCTGAGGCAGTACATTACAGCGTCGTGTGGGGTCCAGGTGGCGCAGAAGCTTTTTGACGACATACAGAATATGATTCTCCGTTCCTTGAATGCTGTGCAGAGGGTAATTGTCCAGGACAAACACTGCTTTGAACTTTACGGTTACGATATCATGATTGACAGTGATTTGCATCCGTGGCTTATAGAAACGAATGCTTCGCCATCACTCTCAGCCGAAACGCCTGCCGACTACCACCTGAAGTTTAACCTGCTTGAGGATATGTTCAATGTTGTTGATCTCGAGAAACGGAGAACGGGCGACGAGGTGCGTGTCGGTGGGTTTGATATGATTTGGCGGAACGGCCCCATGGGGTCTTCGGCAGGCAGTGACGGGAAAGGGTGTTCGACGGCCCATTCGTTTCTCGGTTGCGCCAACGAGTATGAAATACCCATCACCCATATGCGGATGCCACCGCGGCTGCAGCAGATGGATAGCAGTGAGCGCCTTCTGACGTAG
- a CDS encoding UDP-galactose transporter, putative codes for MPSVKWLSAASISLVVLMLQNSLLVVLTRYSRINIPPEKRYHTSTLVLNQEILKMVVCLFLLSQEGGKCSTALPNAACMNTPSGGGFLTVLWGVCFCKEARELLVPAFLFVSQNYLIFLSLANLEASAFQVLSQTKLPFTALLSKYMLGRHLSSMQWLSLLLLSIGVLLTQAQGSNPRHTATTATQRPVVGTLACLISALSSSYASVYFEKLAKTTKPSLATRNIQLSRFGILFAALAMLIFDVLPSYGSNAGQGREPFRFWKGYDQWLTIALVCLNALGGLLVSAAMKYADNILKTFATGGAVILSGIASYFIWETPMTLLFIVGATLITLSAVLYNKYDSHAHHTAAGQTSKREEHH; via the coding sequence ATGCCTTCCGTTAAATGGCTTTCGGCTGCGTCAATCAGTCTTGTGGTACTAATGTTGCAAAATAGCTTGTTGGTGGTGCTAACACGATACTCTAGAATTAACATCCCTCCAGAGAAACGTTACCACACCTCTACGCTTGTGCTGAATCaagaaattttgaaaatgGTGGTgtgtcttttccttttgtcacAAGAGGGTGGCAAGTGCTCGACGGCTCTGCCCAACGCGGCGTGCATGAACACTCCTTCTGGTGGTGGATTTCTTACAGTGCTGTGGGGTGTTTGCTTCTGCAAAGAGGCACGTGAGTTGCTTGTACCCGCTTTCCTCTTCGTGTCGCAGAACTACCTAATCTTTCTCAGTCTTGCCAACCTGGAGGCATCAGCATTCCAGGTGTTATCACAGACGAAGCTTCCGTTTACCGCACTACTGTCGAAATACATGTTGGGACGGCATTTGTCGTCCATGCAGTGGCTTTCGTTGCTTTTGCTCTCAATCGGTGTTCTGTTAACGCAGGCGCAGGGATCTAACCCGCGACATACAGCTACCACCGCTACTCAGCGTCCAGTGGTTGGGACACTGGCGTGCCTCATTTCTGCATTATCTTCAAGTTACGCATCAGTGTATTTCGAGAAGCTTGCCAAAACAACGAAACCATCTCTGGCAACCCGAAACATCCAGCTTTCTCGGTTCGGTATTCTTTTCGCTGCATTAGCCATGCTCATTTTTGACGTGCTCCCCTCATATGGGAGCAATGCGGGTCAGGGGCGCGAGCCGTTCAGATTCTGGAAGGGATACGACCAGTGGCTTACTATTGCACTTGTTTGCTTGAATGCGCTCGGTGGGTTGCTCGTTTCCGCGGCGATGAAGTATGCCGATAACATTCTCAAAACATTTGCTACAGGGGGCGCAGTGATATTAAGCGGCATCGCATCATATTTCATCTGGGAAACGCCCATGACACTGCTATTTATCGTGGGGGCTACCCTGATAACTCTGTCGGCAGTGCTGTACAACAAGTACGATTCGCATGCGCATCATACAGCAGCGGGGCAAACTTCGAAACGAGAGGAACATCattag
- a CDS encoding phosphatidic acid phosphatase, putative has protein sequence MVTGGRSSFAVYLYYAKVLRLLDYLVAFCFGATGFLLGRLIRPYCRTFSWDDLSISNSFAKKETFPDWSLVVMALLSCLFIFIIEKMRERYSPVGEWYMDEQLPEPSSNSITSSTNVLSEERAANRGGASVRERNGLENLPPAPSFERKVQRKFIVDQVINLWILSVVFAFFFSLGIVDVLKIYAGRLRPDFLDRLKSEGYNATSSLVGVCDHAREGRLSFPSGHSSCAFAAFTPLTMYFLGLSRAFNSGPVWRIILSMFPIYLAICVAASRTRDNRHHFSDILGGSVIGLVIGAFSVNIFFRVRSGEGYLVPRRLEPPRRRSGSPNDNDTV, from the coding sequence ATGGTCACTGGAGGTCGTTCCTCTTTTGCCGTTTACTTGTACTATGCGAAAGTGCTTCGGTTGTTGGATTACCTTGTCGCTTTCTGTTTCGGTGCAACTGGATTTCTCCTTGGGAGACTGATCCGCCCATACTGCCGCACCTTCTCGTGGGACGATCTGAGTATCAGCAATTCTTTTGCCAAGAAGGAGACTTTCCCTGACTGGAGTCTCGTAGTTATGGCTCTTTTATCatgtttatttatctttATAATCGAGAAAATGCGTGAGCGTTACTCCCCGGTAGGGGAGTGGTATATGGACGAGCAATTGCCTGAACCATCATCTAATTCCATCACGTCTTCTACGAACGTTTTGTCGGAAGAGAGAGCCGCCAACAGAGGCGGCGCTTCTGTGAGGGAACGCAATGGTTTGGAAAATCTACCACCAGCTCCTTCCTTTGAGAGGAAGGTGCAGCGAAAGTTTATTGTCGATCAGGTGATTAACCTGTGGATTCTTTCGGTCGTTttcgcctttttcttttcgcttgGCATTGTCGATGTACTTAAAATTTACGCTGGAAGACTTCGTCCCGATTTCCTTGATCGGTTGAAGAGTGAGGGCTACAACGCGACGTCGTCATTGGTAGGTGTGTGCGACCACGCCAGAGAAGGCCGTCTGTCATTTCCTTCAGGTCACAGCAGTTGCGCATTTGCTGCATTTACGCCACTGACAATGTATTTCCTTGGTTTATCACGTGCTTTTAACAGCGGCCCCGTGTGGCGTATCATCCTGAGCATGTTTCCAATTTATCTTGCGATATGTGTTGCGGCCTCAAGGACCCGTGACAATCGTCATCATTTTTCCGATATTTTGGGTGGAAGCGTCATCGGTCTGGTCATCGGTGCCTTCTCTGTTAATATTTTCTTCCGTGTGAGAAGTGGTGAAGGCTATCTAGTGCCCCGCCGTCTGGAGCCGCCCCGCCGCCGTAGCGGATCGCCAAACGACAATGATACTGTTTGA
- a CDS encoding tubulin-specific chaperone, putative, whose amino-acid sequence MSVVKVSLTHSASRMRVPEKRYGLAQTIESIKENVFTHFATPPEYMQLQLIDDRGITIEKNMANDKQLGYYQCRDEFVIHVVDLQPSAKVENFDDVSQVEKYEISEEAYSKREDNARAFRQRMIAQQRAEAEREGIELPKELDDDSYKEKAETIHVGDRCLCRPGDRLGSVRFVGRVASLKPGYWVGVEFDEPVGKGDGTVKGTRVFQCQPNYGGFLRPDQVEVGDFPPEMF is encoded by the coding sequence ATGTCCGTTGTTAAAGTATCGCTTACGCATTCCGCTAGTAGGATGCGAGTCCCTGAGAAGCGCTACGGACTCGCACAAACAATTGAAAGTATAAAGGAAAACGTATTTACTCACTTTGCCACTCCTCCGGAATACATGCAACTTCAACTTATTGACGACCGCGGCATCACAATAGAGAAAAACATGGCGAATGACAAGCAGTTAGGGTACTATCAGTGCCGTGATGAATTCGTCATACACGTAGTGGATCTCCAACCATCTGCGAAGGTGGAAAACTTCGATGACGTCTCCCAAGTGGAGAAATATGAGATAAGTGAAGAGGCGTACAGCAAGCGGGAGGACAATGCTAGGGCTTTTCGCCAGCGTATGATTGCTCAACAACGTGCTGAGGCCGAGCGTGAGGGCATTGAACTTCCAAAGGAACTCGATGATGACAGTTACAAGGAAAAAGCAGAGACAATACATGTGGGGGACCGTTGCCTGTGTCGCCCTGGGGACCGCCTTGGCTCAGTGCGTTTCGTCGGTCGAGTTGCATCACTTAAACCTGGCTATTGGGTTGGTGTCGAATTCGATGAGCCGGTTGGTAAGGGGGATGGTACTGTGAAGGGAACACGTGTGTTCCAGTGCCAGCCGAACTACGGAGGCTTCCTGCGTCCCGACCAAGTGGAGGTTGGTGACTTTCCCCCGGAGATGTTTTAA
- a CDS encoding uracil-DNA glycosylase, putative has protein sequence MIFSAFNSTPLDMLKVVLLGQDPYHNVGQAHGLCFSVLPGVPPPPSLINMYKELATDIPGFVAPQHGYLQHWAEQGVLMLNATLTVEIHKANSHATCGWQTFTDDVIRLLSEKHKNPLVFLLWGGFAKRKISLIDRKRHVVIECAHPSPLSAAKWWGSRPFSKCNTALVEKKLSPIDWKLPVCLSKGK, from the coding sequence ATGATTTTCTCGGCCTTCAACAGCACGCCACTTGACATGCTGAAGGTCGTGCTGCTTGGGCAGGACCCCTACCACAATGTTGGTCAAGCACACGGGTTGTGCTTCTCCGTTCTTCCTGGAGTGCCACCGCCGCCGAGCTTAATCAACATGTACAAAGAATTGGCAACTGATATTCCAGGCTTTGTGGCGCCGCAGCACGGGTACTTACAACATTGGGCGGAACAGGGGGTGTTGATGCTTAATGCGACACTTACTGTAGAAATACACAAGGCTAACTCTCACGCCACATGTGGTTGGCAGACCTTTACCGATGACGTTATTCGCCTGCTTTcggagaaacacaaaaatccgcttgtgtttttgctttggGGAGGTTTTGCCAAACGAAAAATTTCGTTGATAGATCGAAAACGCCACGTGGTCATAGAATGCGCTCACCCTTCCCCTCTAAGTGCCGCCAAGTGGTGGGGATCTCGTCCCTTTTCAAAATGCAACACAGCTCTCGTAGAAAAGAAGCTTTCTCCCATAGACTGGAAGCTGCCCGTATGCCTCAGTAAGGGAAAGTAG
- a CDS encoding aconitase, putative, protein MLSTMKLLKASLPSNNPFLKYIATLSVDGGQAQYFKLHEIDPRYDGLPFSIRVLLESAVRNCDEFDITSKAVENILSWSENCHKSIEIPFKPARVVLQDFTGVPCVVDLAAMRDATKRLGGDVDKINPQIPVELVVDHSVQVDSYGTPEAAKLNQDIEMQRNRERFEFLKWGSEAFHNLLIVPPGSGIVHQVNLEYLARVVFNNDGVLYPDSVVGTDSHTTMVNGVGVIGWGVGGIEAEAGMLGQSLSMVLPEVVGYRFTGKLSEGCTATDLVLTVVRNLRKLGVVGKFVEFYGPGVDTLSLPDRATLANMAPEYGATTGFFPIDQETLNYLRCTGRDAEHLARIEKYTKATKMFRTGDEKISYSQNIELDLSTVEPSLAGPKRPHDHILLRNMKQDFEACLGAKTGFKGFGIPDGEHKKEVKYTVDGKEAVMRHGSVVIAAITSCTNTSNPNVLIAAGLLAKKAVEKGLKVPAGVKTSLSPGSHVVTKYLENSGLQSFLDELRFHTTGYGCMTCIGNAGDVDPAVSKCINDNNFVAAAVLSGNRNFEARIHPQTAANYLASPPLVVAYALAGRVNIDFATEPIANDVYLRDIWPTNDEVSAVVREHVTPDLFKTVYKSITTLNEQWNGLKVKRGTQYEWQESTYIHKPPYFEKMTMEVTPNVVFKNAACLAVFGDSITTDHISPAGNIAKDSPAAQFLQGLGVARKDFNTYGARRGNDMVMVRGTFANTRLGNRIVGEGQTGPFTIHWPTNEKVYIFDAAMRYAEENTPLVILAGKEYGSGSSRDWAAKGPFLQGVKVVIAESFERIHRSNLVGMGIVPLQFRQGESVESLGLTGRERFNFDFSGGIHPGQEVTVQKDDGSSFSAILRIDTEMEVKYVEHGGILQYVLREKIKGNL, encoded by the coding sequence ATGCTCAGCACGATGAAGTTACTGAAGGCCTCCTTGCCGTCAAACAACCCATTTCTAAAATACATCGCTACCCTGAGCGTGGACGGAGGTCAGGCACAGTACTTCAAACTACACGAAATTGACCCCAGATATGATGGTTTACCCTTTTCGATTCGCGTCCTCCTTGAATCAGCCGTCCGAAATTGTGATGAGTTCGATATCACATCGAAAGCAGTTGAAAATATACTGAGTTGGAGCGAGAACTGCCACAAGAGTATTGAAATCCCCTTCAAACCAGCGCGCGTGGTGCTCCAGGACTTCACTGGCGTTCCCTGCGTTGTGGATTTGGCCGCCATGCGTGATGCAACGAAGCGTTTGGGAGGTGATGTTGACAAGATCAATCCCCAGATTCCGGTGGAACTTGTGGTTGACCACTCTGTTCAGGTGGACAGCTATGGGACTCCGGAAGCAGCAAAGCTTAATCAGGACATTGAAATGCAGCGCAATCGGGAGCGGTTCGAATTCCTTAAGTGGGGGTCTGAGGCATTTCACAATCTGTTAATTGTCCCTCCGGGATCTGGGATCGTTCACCAAGTGAACCTTGAGTATCTTGCCCGAGTTGTATTCAATAACGACGGAGTTTTGTATCCTGATTCCGTTGTAGGGACTGATTCGCACACGACAATGGTTAATGGTGTTGGTGTAATCGGCTGGGGCGTCGGTGGTATTGAGGCGGAAGCGGGCATGTTGGGGCAGTCGCTCTCTATGGTGCTTCCGGAGGTGGTGGGCTACAGATTTACTGGTAAACTCTCGGAGGGTTGCACAGCTACCGACCTGGTGCTGACAGTTGTGAGGAACCTACGGAAGCTGGGTGTTGTGGGGAAATTCGTTGAATTTTATGGACCCGGCGTCGATACTCTTTCACTGCCTGATCGCGCAACACTAGCGAACATGGCACCAGAGTACGGGGCCACCACGGGTTTCTTCCCAATTGACCAAGAAACACTCAACTACCTCCGTTGCACGGGCCGAGATGCAGAGCACCTTGCACGTATTGAGAAGTATACCAAAGCCACGAAAATGTTCCGTACAGGTGACGAAAAAATTTCGTATTCGCAGAATATTGAGCTGGACCTTTCTACAGTGGAACCATCACTTGCCGGGCCCAAACGTCCACATGATCACATCTTATTGAGGAATATGAAGCAAGACTTCGAAGCGTGCCTTGGCGCCAAGACGGGCTTCAAGGGGTTTGGCATTCCCGATGGGGAACACAAGAAGGAGGTAAAATACACGGTTGACGGGAAAGAAGCGGTTATGCGCCACGGAAGTGTCGTCATTGCTGCTATTACTTCCTGTACAAACACCTCGAATCCGAATGTTCTTATTGCAGCAGGATTATTGGCAAAAAAGGCCGTCGAAAAGGGGTTAAAAGTCCCAGCAGGTGTTAAAACCTCTCTTTCCCCGGGGTCGCATGTCGTTACCAAGTATCTTGAAAACTCTGGGCTGCAAAGTTTTCTTGACGAATTGCGTTTTCACACAACGGGGTACGGCTGCATGACATGCATCGGGAATGCGGGTGATGTTGATCCCGCCGTATCGAAGTGCATTAACGATAATAACTTTGTCGCGGCTGCTGTACTATCGGGTAATCGTAACTTTGAGGCACGAATTCATCCCCAAACGGCTGCAAACTACCTGGCTTCGCCTCCTCTTGTTGTTGCGTATGCCCTGGCTGGGCGAGTTAACATCGATTTTGCGACCGAGCCGATTGCCAACGATGTGTATCTTCGGGACATTTGGCCCACGAACGACGAAGTTTCTGCTGTGGTGCGGGAACATGTCACGCCGGACCTTTTCAAAACTGTTTATAAATCGATCACAACACTTAACGAACAGTGGAACGGTTTGAAGGTGAAAAGGGGTACCCAGTATGAATGGCAGGAATCCACATATATCCACAAACCACCGTACTTCGAGAAAATGACCATGGAGGTCACACCAAACGTGGTATTTAAGAATGCCGCGTGCTTGGCAGTGTTCGGCGACTCCATAACCACAGACCATATTTCTCCGGCCGGAAATATCGCCAAGGATTCACCGGCCGCCCAATTTCTGCAAGGGCTTGGGGTAGCAAGGAAAGACTTCAACACCTACGGCGCGCGTCGCGGAAATGACATGGTAATGGTTCGTGGAACATTTGCCAACACCCGACTTGGTAACCGCATCGTTGGTGAGGGGCAAACGGGTCCCTTCACCATTCATTGGCCGACCAATGAGAAGGTTTACATATTCGATGCCGCCATGAGATACGCAGAGGAGAATACACCTCTTGTTATTCTCGCCGGAAAGGAATATGGGAGTGGCTCTTCCCGCGACTGGGCGGCGAAAGGCCCATTTTTGCAGGGTGTAAAGGTTGTAATTGCCGAGAGCTTTGAACGCATCCACCGCTCCAACCTCGTTGGGATGGGGATTGTGCCCCTGCAGTTCCGTCAAGGTGAAAGTGTGGAGTCACTTGGACTCACTGGGAGGGAGCGCTTCAACTTTGATTTCTCCGGCGGCATACATCCCGGACAGGAAGTGACTGTCCAGAAAGATGACGGCTCTTCCTTCAGTGCTATCCTCCGCATTGACACAGAGATGGAGGTAAAGTATGTGGAGCACGGCGGCATCCTGCAGTATGTGCTCCGCGAGAAAATCAAGGGTAATTTGTAG